atttgatttattatcaAAACTTTATGTGAATGCCCAGCACAAAGAATCTGCCtctatttgtcattttaaaacaataactagTCCCACAgcattcatcttttaaaaggatttttaaagaggtaatattatgtttttttctaggcacatggtgccattttttttagcataatcGAGTAACTATTTTACCTccagttgttacaaaaatgctatATGTATCAAatacttgaaagaaattttactttgtaactTAATGACTTGAAATGGGGCCTCTGCCTCTAAAGAACTGTCTCTTtgtgaaactccgccttcaggaagtcatcacaacatggctcctctactGGACCTTTGGCCAACAAACGCCCTTTTAGACGCATAAATTCTTTCAAGTATACAGGAGATAATAGTCCACTGCTGAGGCTCCCTTGTTTAACATTATGGTCTGACATTAATCTTGTCTTTAGCTGGCTTCTTCATCTTGAGACAAGTCCACTCCTTCAACAAAATTCTGGAAGGGTCTCCAAATGCTTTCAAATTTCCCTTTTTGGAGATATGTTATGCGTTCCAGAGGTAAAGTCTTCAGCATTTTCCTGATCCATTGTTTGATACTTGGTCCTGTTGTTCTCTTCCAGAATAATGCTATCAGTATTTTAGCTTGTAGTAGACACATATCAATCAATAGTTGAggtaaacaaagtatttttttggaTACAGacctaaaattagaaaaaccAGATCTACATCCTTTGAGACAAGATgttctacagttttttttattgctttccaAAATTATTGAATTTCCGTGCATTCCCAGATACAAAGTTCCCTTTTCTTATGAACATTTTGTGCATATGTCTGGTATATTAGGATTGTACCGATTTAAACTGATTGGTGTAATATAGGTTCACATTAACCATTTGTATTGCAGTAACCTTAAGTGTGAGttaacagtttgtttctgaGCCTTTGTACAGACAGACTGCCAATCCTCCAGTGACAGGTTTACTCCCAGGTCTAATTTACAAGCTTCTAGTTTCAGTATTTAGTCCTCTGGTGAATTCAAAACCATAAAATTGTAGAATTCACCTTTACTTGCGCTATCTTTGCAAACAATTTCTTCTAGCTGGGACTTTGGTGGCTTGgtcaaatctttgttttttgtcctaATGTAGCTTCTGAGCTGAAGGTATTTAAAGAagtattttctatttatattaaatttctGCCAGAATTCTTCAAAAGACATCATGTAAGCTAAATTTGCATGATACAAATcatgaatttttttctattccCTTTGTGGCCCATTGTTAAAATACAAAGCCTGCTCTTCCAGGAGTGAAATCTTTGTATCCCCATATTGGAGTAAACTGTGATGGTATAATTGGTTCTtttgtgaatttcttttaagatgTTGAATAGATAGGGCCATTCGACTCAGTCGAATGCCTTCTCAGCATCTAGAGAAAAAAGTGCAGTTCCTGATTTAACAGCAAAGCCATGAATAATGTTTAGAAACCTCCTCACATTGTGGACCCTGCCGTCCCAAAACAAAGCCATTTTGATCACTGTGTATCACTGAAGGAAGTGAATCTTGAAGCGTATTGCTAATAATTTCCAGAGTATTTTCAGGTCAGCGTTAAGGAACCTAATTGGACTCATGTTCTCACATTTATTGCTGGGTTTCCCTGGTTTGGGTAGCACAAAGATTAAAGCGCTTGTCATAGATTTTGGTAGGCCACCAATGCAGTATGCCTCCTGAAACATCTCCAAGATATGacttaatagttttttttaaatttaagcacCATAGAATTCAGGCccttgacattttgctctagATTCATCTCATTTCTATCGGAATCTCTATTAAAAGACCATTAACAGGTGTCGTTGTCACTTTAAGACTGTAGTTGTGGGTTTAAGTATTGTTGGCAATCTCTTCCAGTAACATAATTactcagtaatatttttatattacctgtcaatgtaacattttttaatacaaaaacacaatgggCCTAAAATTGGGGCAATAACAACCTCGAATGAACTCCAGTGTGTGGACAGGCGATAAACAGGGGAAAGAAAAGTACTCCATATTAATTAATGTCTTTATTTCCAGACAAAAAGTAGTccataacatttataaaaaaatcaactaaataaaatgcaaaagtcaTCAAGTAGGTAAAAATTACACATCTGCTACAAATCACATAAACAGTTAttccaatatatatataaaaaaactaaaagtatcTCTAATATCACTGTATTTGCAGTTGTCAGAGCTCCTTAGTTGTTTGACACATACAAGCggcacatatacatatatatatatataaatcattataaatatatatatatatatataagataattcccttctcacccaccgcgggtggtgattcttcttcctcttagctggggtcctctaccagaggcctgggagcttgagggttctgcgcagtatcttggctgtgcctaggactgcacatttctggactgagatgtctgatgttgttcctgggatctgttgtagccactgttccagtttgggggtgactgccccgagggtcccgatgaccacagcagggcaacacagagacatatatatatatatatatatatatatatatatatatatatatatatatatatatatataaaactttatgtatatagatatagatatgctttaaaattaaaaaaaatccattaatgGGCATCCAAAAATAGGTGAGGGTCTGAtgtattttccatccatccattttctattcacccttaagcctaatggggtcgggagggttgctggttcctttCCAGccacgttccaggcgagaggcgggttcaccctgaacaggtcaccagtctgtcgcagggcaacacagagacatacaggaaacacaaccattcacacacacactcacacctagggagaatttagagagcccaattaacctgacagtcatgtttttggactgtgggaggaagccggagaacccggagagaacccaccatgcacagggagaacatgcaaactccatgcagaaagaccccgggccgggaatcgaacccaggcaacagctctaccaactgcaccactgtacAGCCCTCTAATGTATTTTGCAAAGTGAAAACAATCCAAGACATTGCTTAATATTTATTACAGTCAATCTGTGCAAGTTAAATGCCTAATTGTTACTTCTGCGTTATGTGAAAATTCAGTTTACTATAATAAAAGAACACTTTCCCCACCATATTTTATGTGGGAAACACATCTCACCCATGTGGGTTCTAAAGAGAATAAGTAATAAATTTCAAAGCAAATTTTTTCACAAGTTTGGTTTCAAAGCAGTCTCCGAGCTGTATGAGTTTTCATGTGAATGTTCAAATTATCCTTTCGACTGAATCTTCTCCCACATGTTTGACAAGAAAAAGGCTTCTCACTTGTATGAATTGTCTTGTGACGATTTAAAATACTAATTTgacagaaactttttccacaggacTGACAtgaaaaaggcttctcacctgtatgaGTTCTTTTGTGATTCTTTAAATTACCAAGCCGAGAGAATCTCTTTCCGCATGACTGGCATGAAAAAGGCCTCTCACCCGTATGTATTGTCTTGTGACGATTTAAAATACTAATTTgacagaaactttttccacaggacTGACAtgaaaaaggcttctcacctgtatgaGTTCTTTTGTGAACCTTTAAATTACCAAGCCGAGAGAATCTCTTTCCGCATAACTGGCATGAAAAAGGCCTCTCACCTGTATGAATCGCCTTAGGTCCAGTGTGCGTTTTGTAATGgttttttaatttgtactgTTGTGGGTAACATCTCccacaaatgtcacatttgaaagatgttttctttgtacTGGTATCAGATTGACTCTCTGACTCAGAGGAGCTGCTTCCTTCCTGATCTTTGCTCTCAACCACTGGAGAGATAAGAAGGgaaagctgctctgtttttcctttttcttcattcatATCATCTTCCTGAAGAGTAGAAGTCTCAATCAAAGCAACAAACTGCTTCTGGACAAGCTGCTCTCCCTCCTGACTGCTGCAGaggttcttctggttctgtccagttGGTAAATGTTCTGGTGGCTGCTGTTCATGTTGATGCACTGAAGACTCTAGTTCCTCTTCTTTTACATATGTTAGTGGAAATTCTATTTCCTTATCTTTGAGCAGTGTAGGTTCTGGTTCATCCTCTCCTTTCATCCATTTTTGTTGTGGTTCCATCTGTTCCTCTTCAGTCCACTGAGGTTCTGCTTCTTTCTGGTCCTGACTGGACCTACTTGCCAGGCTAAAGGCTTGTTGGATGGCAGAAGCTTCATCCTCATTGGAGACACTTGGCTTTTGGAGGTCTGTGGGAACAAAATTTGACatcattaatataatttaattgatAACCATCTCCTGGGTCAGCCTGGTTTTCCCTGGAGATTCTGGTCTGCAGACATCAGACAGTTAATATCAAATAAGTCTGTAGAGTTTAACTGAAAAGCAGGTAAAGTGTCCACCACACTAAATTACAGCTGTGgcaaaaatgttctaaagaTTTTAATCCAGAAGTACAGTTTcatacagatttctttttttcaattagaCATTTAACTTTAGGGGATTCATACAGTTAAGAGCTCATCTTACCTTAAGACAAtaggtttttaattttacttgtaacttcatattttaaagttgatcaGACTGTGTAGAAACTTAAATTAGTAAAACATGGCATTCTGGCTCTCTGGGTTATAAATGTGATGAGACACAGAGACTTGTTGCTCTAAACtactgttcaaaacaagaaatagaaGAGCGCATGTTCTTCAATAAGGTAGATGTGTTGATGTTCAAAAGAAAGTGGATCcaagaaaaatactgaaatgacTTGCCTGGAATGTAAACCTATTAATTACTGCTCCAACTGTGCATTTAGATTAGTTCTTTACTGTTAAAAACTAACCTTTTACAACAGACACAGCTTGCTCTGTGAACATTGCCATATTTCCAAGTTggcaaaaatacacattaaaatacattaatattcaATTTACAGTGTTGAGGATTTTGCACTTTTAGCTTCAGCTGGATTGAGACAGGATTACAGTTTTGCTCTGCTAGATCAGGGCTGtgcaacctgcagctccagacCTACAATTGGCGCTGTGGCTTAATTATTataagaaacaattaaatattgcTCGGTTTTTGTTTCATACGTTTGTTCAGAATTTACAGCACTGATAATACTtgtaataatatattttgtcaCGGGGCTTGAATGATCGCCATCTGGTTTTCAGAGACTCgtaaacagattttctgtttgtgctgcaacaTTTTGTCCTGAGCCACAAAACTATCAGCCTGTGTAGCATCCGAGCTAGCagctaaaacagtttctgttcagcCCCGtttagcagcagctggagctgcagcaactATCTCTACTGATGGATCTCTGTCTGCTGTGAAAGCATCCCCACTTTTATCCAGACCTACCAGAactttgtctctgcagctccgaACCGATTCTGTGTAGCTTAATTTCTGGTTTCCAGTTGATCCCCATCATTCTGCGCTGAGCATCGAGCTCTTCCTCGTAGCAAATGATGGTTTTTTCAACCTCGGTGAAGATTtcttgagcagcagcagttagtctCTCTCTGATAAACTCTCTGAGAtgctgaactgaagacattgttactgaaatattaGCTGGAATGGGGCAATGCAGCAGTTTTCTAGCTTagctttgttcttcttttctattatggcggatcgCAAGCAATTTTAATctataccgccacctactgtacatgagtgtgtagcaacattacattaattttttttcattattaatttgtattctaaagaaaaatacataatgctttccttaatctgtaaatatcctctatgtttccttcatttcccaatATTCCTTAAGACTCCATTCCTGTCCTCCTAACCATTCTTCTCAATCTCTTCCTTTCTCCTCAACCTACTGCAGGTTTAGtataactgccaccatttccGCTGTAAAAACAGATAATTGGTCTGATAATTGTTTGGaaatatacatttcaaaatCTGGTATATATATTCCTATTCCCACACATTCTTTTATATTCTTGGAACCatctgaatgtattttaaggtAATCAGAATGTGAGTTTCTTTAATACATGTCTGTCTTTACCCCTACTTCATTTGAAttccaatcatttttcattttatgaagtCTCATGTCTATATTTACCTCAGGAAATAGGAGGAACAACACTAATCAGATTAAATTTCCTTGTTCTCTAGTCCATACATTTTATCCCATTTATCTACAATCCATCTGAATCCATCACTCTGGAATTTTGAATATTCCcaacagttttgtaaaattgttgaagttagattttcttttataactTCCATGCAATATAGAGATAATTGCAAGAGTCAATCTTGATCAGAAACAAGCAGTTTTAATCGCTGAGATAGCCATGAAGTAGTCATTtcttcagcaaaacaaaatctacagaCTTATCTTAAGGTGAAGATAGTTTAGTCATTCTTTGATGAAAGAAGTTCTGAAATGTCTTTCTACGGTGTTTCATCCCCCCATGCCTCATCGACACAAATATTTGCAAGATTAAAAGtgcacattaaaacatttactgtgatTATAAAgcttgaaattttatttattatcaaaacTGCAATAACAACCCCGAATGAACTCCAGTGTGTGGACAGGCGATAAACAGGGGAAAGAAAAGTACTCCATATTAATTAATGTCTTTATTTCCAGACAAAAAGTAGTccataacatttataaaaaaataaacaaaataaaatgcaaaagtcaTCAAGTAGGTAAAAATTACACATCTGCTACAAATCACATAAACAGTTAttccaatatatatataaaaaaactaaaagtatcTCTAATATCACTGTATTTGCAGTTGTCAGAGCTCCTTAGTTGTTTGACACATACAAGCggcacatatacatatatatatatataaatcattataaatgtagatatatatatatatatatatatataaataaatcatttataaatgtagatatatatatataaatcatttataaatgtagatatatatatataaatcatttataaatgtagatatatatatataaatcatttataaatgtagatatatatatatatatatatatatatatatatataaatcatttataaatatatatatttatatatatatatatatataaaactttatgtatatagatatagatatgctttaaaatagaaaaaaatccataaatggGCATCCAAAAATAGGTGAGGGTCTGAtgtattttccatccatccattttctattcacccttaagcctaatggggtcaggagggttgctggttcctctccagccacgttccaggcgagaggcgggttcaccctgaacaggtcaccagtctgtcgcagggcaacacagagacatagaagacaaacaacaattcacacacacactcacacctagggagaatttagagagcccaattaacctgacagtcatgtttttggactgtgggaggaagccggagaacccggagagaacccaccatgcacagggagaacatgcaaactccatgcagaaagaccccgggccgggaatcgaacccaggcaacagctctaccaactgcaccactgtacAGCCCTCTAATGTATTTTGCAAAGTGAAAACAATCCAAGACATTGCTTAATATTTATTACAGTCAATCTGTGCAAGTTAAATGCCTAATTGTTACTTCTGCGTTATGTGAAAATTCAGTTTACTGTAATAAAAGAACACTTTCCCCACCATATTTTATGTGGGAAACACATCTCACCAATGTGGGTTCTAAAGAGAATAAGTAATAAATTTCAAAGCAAATTTTTTCACAAGTTTGGTTTCAAAGCAGTCTCCGAGCTGTATGAGTTTTCATGTGAATGTTCAAAGTATCCCTTCGACTGAATCTTCTCCCACATGTTTGACAAGAAAAAGGCTTCTCACTTGTATGAGTTCTTTTGTGATTCTTTAAATTACCAAGCCGAGAGAATCTCTTTCCGCATAACTGGCATGAAAAAGGCCTCTCACCTGTATGAATTGTCTTGTGACGTTTTAAAATACTCGTTTGAccgaaactttttccacaggacTGACAtgaaaaaggcttctcacctgtatgaGTTCTTTTGTGATCCTTTAAATTACCAAGCCGAGAGAATCTCTTTCCGCATAACTGGCATGAAAAAGGCCTCTCACCTGTATGAATTGTCTTGTGACGATTTAAAACATAACTTCgagagaaactttttccacatgtttcacATGAAAAAGGTCTCTCACCAGTGTGCGTTTTGTAATGGTTTTTCAATTTGCACTGTTGTGGGTAACATCTTCCACAGAAGTCACATttgaaagatgttttctttgtacTGGTATCAGATTGACTCTCTGACTCAGAGGAGCTGCTTCCTTCCTGATCTTTGCTTTCAACCACTGGAGAGATAAGAAGGgaaagctgctctgtttttcctttttcttcattcatATCATCTTCCTGAAGAGTAGAAGTCTCAATCAAAGCAACAAACTGCTTCTGGACAAGCTGCTCTCCCTCCTGACTGCTGCAGaggttcttctggttctgtccagttGGTAAATGTTCTGGTGGCTGCTGTTCATGTTGATGCACTGAAGACTCTAGTTCCTCTTCTTTTACATACGTTAGTGGAAATTCTATTTCCTCATGTTTGAGCTGTGTAGGTTGTGGttgttccttttcttttttaatccatattggttctggttccatctGTTCCTCTTCAGTCCACTGATGTTCTGCTTCTTTCTGGTCCTGACTGGACCTACTTGCCAGGCTAAAGGCTTGTTGGATGGCAGAAGCTTCATCCTCATTGGAGACACTTGGCTTTTGGAGGTCTGTGGGAACAAAATTTGACatcattaatataatttaattgatAACCATCTCCTGGGTCAGCCTGGTTTTCCCTGGAGATTCTGGTCTGCAGACATCAGACAGTTGATATCAAATAAGTCTGTAGAGTTTAACTGAAAAGCAGGTAAAGTGTCCACCACACTAAATTACAGCTGTGgcaaaaatgttctaaagaTTTTAATCCAGAAGTACAGTTTCatacaatttcattttttcaatTAGATATTTAACTTTAGGGGATTCATACAGTTAAGAGCTCATCTTACCTTAAGACAAtaggtttttaattttacttgtaacttcatattttaaagttgatcaGACTGTGTAGAAACTTAAATTAGTAAAACATGGCATTCTGGCTCTCTGGGTTATAAATGTGATGAGACACAGAGACTTGTTGCTCTAAACtactgttcaaaacaagaaatagaaGAGTGCATGTTCTTCAATAAGGCAGATGTGTTGATGTTCAAAAGGAACTGGGTCcaagaaaatactgaaatgacTTGCCTGGAATGTAAACCTATTAATTACTGCTCCAACTGTGCATTTAGATTAGTAACTGGAAGTGTGAGGGATGAGGCTGGATGAGATTCTCTCAACACCACACACTGAGGGAGATGGTGGTGCAGGTCAAAATATCTCCAGGTTTCCCTGGCCCGGTCCCAATACTCAGGATGCACTTTGCACCTTTAAATGTACATTATAGGTATTTTTGCTTTCCAATGTCATTGCTGGAGATATTTGACtgttcaaatgtgttttgttataactttaatcaattaattttatttatcaagcAACTTCATACTAAAAGCAGCGCAAAGTGATGTACAggtcaataaaaaacaattacctACCCCAACCCcacatggaaaaagaaaaaaaacacacaactgcaTTGAAAATGCACAGGCTAAGCAAAAATGATTCAATTCaggaaatacaattaaaaagatAGGTCTTGAGCCTGCTCTTAAAAACAGCAGCGTTTTCTGGAGCCCTCAGGTTGTCTGGCAGGCTGTTCCACAAACGAGGGCCATAACACTGGAAAGAAGCTTCACCCAAACTGAGTGTTAGTAGTTCAGTGCCAGAGGACCTCATGGTCTCCAGGAGTTCATAAGGTAATAGCACTTCTGCAAGATAAGATTGTGCAAGACCattaagacattaaaaaaacaacaataaaaaaaaaacaacaacagtaaaaGAATCTTAAAATCAATCCTGAGACATACTAGGAGCCAAtgcaacaattttaaaacagatgtGATGAGAGCCTGCCTTCTGGTCTTGGTTAGCACGCGGGCAGCAGAGCTTTTATTCATGCAAAAAGCTCTGCTGCTTTGGGTCTTCTGCTTGGGTCTTGCCCCACGCTGAAGCCAGTGTGTTTGACTGGAGTCCCTGCTGGACCCAAGTTGTCAACGGCCAATGGTGAACCAATGGCTAGAGGATCACTGACCACATTGTGAACCACAGGCACAGGGGTGGAACTCATGGGTTGTCTGTCAACCTCTACAGGTATGGTGTCAGTCAGCTGTGCAGTGGTCACTGTCTGAGTCCAGCCAATCACCACAGTGTCCTTGCAGTTCTCCGTGTCCTCTGTCCTACATTGCATTGATATTTTATGCTCCAGCTCAGTAACTTTCTCAAAAAGTGAGAAACAGCCTGGCATTTTGCTGGagaagtttcaaaagtcaatgGAAGAGATTTGATCTCAGATGACTGCCATTTCTCGTTGCATTTACTCTCAGCTGACGTGGCACATATGTAACAGAGTTACAAATGtacttttgttaaattattatttcttatacattttatattgagagtttgtgaattttatctcattcagttatttttatttattttgttgtttttgcctgcTTGCTGCGCTCTTTTGCACTCCGTCTCATGTGTGTTTCCTGGGCTTCCGTAGTTGCTTTCAGCCCTCATAGCTCCTCTGCCCCCCCTTTCCCTCACAGCGTTGTTACCGCTGCTGTGGGTAAGTCGGAGCAAAGTTTGCTGCTGCTTGTATTTATGTTGGGAAGTTCATGTAAAGGTTTCTATcatatgttgtttattattgtttgttagtGTATTATTTTGCCGTTTTTACCAtcattgtatatatatatttaaaaaaaaaaaaaaaaaaacagttttattataatttcctttcctttttattttggcGCGAACAGCCAGTGCTAGTTTAGCACAGCTGAGTTGAacgttgtttttatttttatgtttaggactgcagagagagaaagagagggagttgagaagttttgatttgttttccttctttcccaggtatgtgtttttatttttaagttatacTTTTTATCTCCGTTTGTTTGGCTTTGTCCCATTGTGTTGTGTCGTTGTGGCCACCAGGTGGTGTTTTTCTCCTCTCGTTTTAGTTTAAGATTTTTGTgagaagatttctttttctttttgtgtgtgttacatgttaaatttgcaaaatgtaaatgttgcccTCACAGCGTTGTTACCGCTGCTGTGggactgcagagagagaaagagagggagttgagaagttttgatttgttttccttctttcccagaaataaaaaaaagagaatttaaacATCCTGACCGATGTCATCCGTTACACTGGTGCCGTGACCCTTTGGATCTACAGATCAGCTCGACGCTCTTCGCCGTGGTTGCTGTGCACCTGTCCTGATCTGCAGTTCGGGATCCTTTTGTGGTCAGGTCAATAAGAGACTCTGAATTACAACACTTTCTTTTACGATCACTGagttaaaatactaaaaagaaaaaaaaagggaaaattaaTTCATGGtgtgctacatttttttttttatgtcaatcCGATTTGAGTGAATGTTCTGCTTTGGTATTTTTCTTTGATTGGAAACAATACTGTGGTTCATTTTATGGTTGAAGATAACTGGTGTGTTAGAGATGGATCAGTTTACCACTCCTAAATTACCTAAAGGTCGGGGTGTGTGGTTCAGCCGTACTGCTGACAGTGGAGACGTAGGACATTCAAAACTCACATATGATACTAGTGCAGAATCAGGGCTAGGTCAGAGCCAAGGTTGTACTG
This is a stretch of genomic DNA from Gambusia affinis linkage group LG12, SWU_Gaff_1.0, whole genome shotgun sequence. It encodes these proteins:
- the LOC122841714 gene encoding zinc finger protein 771-like; translated protein: MSSVQHLREFIRERLTAAAQEIFTEVEKTIICYEEELDAQRRMMGINWKPEIKLHRIGSELQRQSSDLQKPSVSNEDEASAIQQAFSLASRSSQDQKEAEPQWTEEEQMEPQQKWMKGEDEPEPTLLKDKEIEFPLTYVKEEELESSVHQHEQQPPEHLPTGQNQKNLCSSQEGEQLVQKQFVALIETSTLQEDDMNEEKGKTEQLSLLISPVVESKDQEGSSSSESESQSDTSTKKTSFKCDICGRCYPQQYKLKNHYKTHTGPKAIHTGERPFSCQLCGKRFSRLGNLKVHKRTHTGEKPFSCQSCGKSFCQISILNRHKTIHTGERPFSCQSCGKRFSRLGNLKNHKRTHTGEKPFSCQSCGKSFCQISILNRHKTIHTSEKPFSCQTCGRRFSRKDNLNIHMKTHTARRLL
- the LOC122841719 gene encoding zinc finger and SCAN domain-containing protein 12-like isoform X2 is translated as MSSVQHLREFIRERLTAAAQEIFTEVEKTIICYEEELDAQRRMMGINWKPEIKLHRIGSELQRQSSDLQKPSVSNEDEASAIQQAFSLASRSSQDQKEAEHQWTEEEQMEPEPIWIKKEKEQPQPTQLKHEEIEFPLTYVKEEELESSVHQHEQQPPEHLPTGQNQKNLCSSQEGEQLVQKQFVALIETSTLQEDDMNEEKGKTEQLSLLISPVVESKDQEGSSSSESESQSDTSTKKTSFKCDFCGRCYPQQCKLKNHYKTHTGERPFSCETCGKSFSRSYVLNRHKTIHTGERPFSCQLCGKRFSRLGNLKNHKRTHTSEKPFSCQTCGRRFSRRDTLNIHMKTHTARRLL
- the LOC122841719 gene encoding zinc finger protein 771-like isoform X1 — its product is MSSVQHLREFIRERLTAAAQEIFTEVEKTIICYEEELDAQRRMMGINWKPEIKLHRIGSELQRQSSDLQKPSVSNEDEASAIQQAFSLASRSSQDQKEAEHQWTEEEQMEPEPIWIKKEKEQPQPTQLKHEEIEFPLTYVKEEELESSVHQHEQQPPEHLPTGQNQKNLCSSQEGEQLVQKQFVALIETSTLQEDDMNEEKGKTEQLSLLISPVVESKDQEGSSSSESESQSDTSTKKTSFKCDFCGRCYPQQCKLKNHYKTHTGERPFSCETCGKSFSRSYVLNRHKTIHTGERPFSCQLCGKRFSRLGNLKDHKRTHTGEKPFSCQSCGKSFGQTSILKRHKTIHTGERPFSCQLCGKRFSRLGNLKNHKRTHTSEKPFSCQTCGRRFSRRDTLNIHMKTHTARRLL